Proteins encoded by one window of Martelella endophytica:
- a CDS encoding ABC transporter ATP-binding protein has translation MASITIDKVRKSYGAHEVLHGVSIDIRDGEFVTLVGPSGCGKSTLLRMIAGLEPITGGKLSSDGKVLNDLAPKERDIAMVFQNYALYPHMTVAQNMGFSLRLRRAGKAEFDEKVNRAADILGLNDLLERYPGQLSGGQRQRVAMGRAIVRDPSVFLFDEPLSNLDAKLRVQMRIEIKALHERLKTTTIYVTHDQVEAMTMADKIVVMRDGVIEQMGSPLDLYDDPDNRFVAGFLGSPSMNFIEARAVDPVTGRIAIDDQLSFPAGRLRTHAGPVTVGIRPEQVRVDTDGLPAQVEAVEPMGADTHLVVSVAGQSLAIVLHERLRVRIGEKIQINLPEDQLYFFEPENGARIRP, from the coding sequence ATGGCTTCAATCACGATTGACAAGGTTCGCAAGTCATACGGTGCCCATGAGGTCCTGCATGGCGTGTCCATTGATATAAGGGATGGTGAGTTCGTTACGCTGGTCGGCCCGTCCGGTTGCGGGAAATCGACACTTCTACGCATGATCGCGGGGCTCGAACCGATTACTGGTGGCAAGCTTTCATCCGACGGCAAGGTTTTGAATGACCTTGCGCCCAAGGAACGCGACATTGCGATGGTGTTCCAGAACTATGCGCTTTATCCGCACATGACAGTGGCACAAAACATGGGTTTTTCGCTACGCCTGCGCAGAGCGGGTAAGGCCGAGTTCGATGAGAAGGTCAATCGCGCCGCCGACATTCTGGGCCTGAACGACCTTTTGGAACGCTATCCCGGACAGCTGTCGGGCGGCCAGCGTCAGCGGGTGGCCATGGGCCGTGCGATCGTCCGAGACCCTTCGGTGTTCCTGTTCGATGAACCGCTGTCGAACCTCGATGCGAAACTGCGCGTGCAGATGCGCATAGAGATCAAAGCGCTGCATGAGCGCCTCAAAACCACCACGATCTACGTCACCCATGACCAGGTCGAAGCAATGACAATGGCTGACAAGATCGTCGTCATGCGCGACGGCGTAATCGAGCAGATGGGGTCGCCGCTTGATCTTTATGATGATCCCGACAATCGTTTTGTCGCCGGCTTCCTCGGGTCACCATCGATGAATTTCATAGAAGCGCGCGCGGTCGATCCGGTGACGGGCCGGATTGCAATCGATGATCAGTTGAGCTTTCCGGCAGGCCGACTGAGAACGCATGCCGGACCGGTGACGGTTGGTATCAGGCCGGAGCAGGTGCGCGTCGACACAGACGGCCTGCCTGCGCAGGTCGAAGCTGTTGAGCCTATGGGCGCAGATACGCACCTGGTTGTTTCTGTTGCGGGTCAGAGCCTGGCGATCGTGCTCCATGAACGCCTCAGGGTCCGGATTGGTGAAAAGATCCAGATCAACCTGCCGGAGGATCAGCTTTACTTTTTTGAACCCGAGAACGGGGCGCGTATTCGACCATGA
- a CDS encoding 2-dehydro-3-deoxygalactonokinase → MTSNWKEGQASLIALDWGTSALRAYLMNFDGAVLETRSSDCGIQNLAKPGGAGFEKAFSDIRDGWPAGLPVIAGGMVGSAQGWKEAPYIDCPADFTQLADASVHVTTETGEQVVIAPGMIYRPDHGQPDVMRGEEIQIAGALAQNPTLGVNTVFLLPGTHSKWVRVSQGRVVDFDTYMTGELFSVLKRHSILGRLMSETPSKGEAAGRAFEKGLAVSAADPDRLQHLLFGVRTHGLAGDLAGNVLSDYLSGLLIGNEIAASLARRTDPGVPLVLIGEQALCRRYQEALQVFGCPPADYIDNASASGLYLVACKAGLIKAA, encoded by the coding sequence ATGACCAGTAACTGGAAAGAGGGGCAGGCATCGCTGATCGCACTCGACTGGGGAACGTCGGCCCTTCGTGCCTATCTCATGAATTTTGATGGAGCGGTCCTGGAAACGCGATCAAGCGATTGCGGCATTCAGAACCTAGCGAAGCCGGGTGGGGCCGGTTTCGAGAAAGCGTTTTCAGATATTCGCGATGGCTGGCCGGCAGGCCTGCCGGTGATTGCCGGCGGCATGGTCGGCAGTGCCCAGGGTTGGAAAGAGGCGCCATATATTGACTGCCCAGCTGATTTCACCCAACTGGCGGATGCTTCAGTCCACGTCACAACTGAGACGGGAGAGCAAGTCGTCATAGCGCCGGGCATGATCTATCGCCCGGACCATGGCCAACCGGATGTCATGCGGGGTGAGGAAATCCAGATCGCAGGCGCTCTTGCGCAAAATCCTACGCTTGGCGTCAACACCGTGTTTCTTCTGCCGGGCACGCACTCAAAATGGGTCCGCGTCTCCCAGGGCAGGGTTGTCGACTTCGATACGTATATGACCGGTGAACTGTTTTCGGTGCTCAAGCGCCACTCGATACTGGGGCGTCTGATGTCTGAAACGCCATCGAAAGGGGAGGCCGCCGGACGGGCATTCGAAAAGGGACTTGCGGTCTCGGCAGCTGACCCGGACCGTCTCCAACACTTGCTGTTTGGTGTGCGAACGCACGGGCTGGCCGGCGATTTGGCTGGCAATGTCCTCAGCGATTATCTTTCCGGGTTGCTGATCGGCAACGAAATAGCGGCAAGTCTGGCGCGGCGGACAGATCCTGGCGTTCCATTGGTATTGATTGGTGAACAGGCTCTTTGCAGGCGCTATCAGGAAGCCTTGCAAGTATTTGGTTGTCCGCCCGCCGATTATATCGACAACGCATCGGCCTCCGGCCTCTATCTGGTTGCCTGCAAAGCTGGGCTTATCAAAGCCGCTTAG
- the dgoD gene encoding galactonate dehydratase, producing the protein MKITALKTWQVPPRWMFLKIETDEGIVGWGEPVIEGRAATVQAAVEELSDYVIGKDPRNIQDIWQMLYRGGFYRGGPILMSAIAGIDQALWDIKGKALGVPVHQLLGGAVRDKMRMYCWIGGDRPGDIGRQAKEVVAKGFTAFKMNGAPEMQIVDSHRKVDEAVARAAEAREAVGPDVGIAIDFHGRVHRPMAKTLLRELESIHPLFVEEPVLSEQLHCLPQIASGLSYPIATGERMFTRYDFRAILEGRMVDIVQPDLCHCGGITEGMKIATLAETYDVALAPHCPLGPIALAASLQLDFISHNAFIQEQSMGIHYNKGNDVLDYVTDPTPLKIENGYLPVLDQPGLGVSIDEEKIIERSQEGHRWRNPIWRHEDGSIAEW; encoded by the coding sequence ATGAAGATCACCGCACTCAAAACCTGGCAGGTGCCCCCGCGCTGGATGTTCCTCAAGATCGAGACGGATGAAGGTATCGTCGGCTGGGGCGAGCCTGTCATCGAAGGACGCGCCGCCACCGTGCAGGCCGCGGTCGAGGAGCTCTCCGACTATGTGATCGGCAAGGACCCCCGCAATATTCAGGATATCTGGCAGATGCTCTATCGCGGCGGCTTCTACCGCGGCGGCCCGATCCTGATGAGCGCCATTGCCGGCATCGACCAGGCTCTGTGGGACATCAAGGGCAAGGCGCTCGGCGTGCCGGTGCACCAGTTGCTCGGCGGTGCGGTGCGCGACAAGATGCGCATGTATTGCTGGATCGGCGGCGATCGCCCCGGTGATATCGGCCGTCAGGCGAAGGAAGTCGTCGCCAAGGGCTTCACTGCCTTCAAAATGAACGGCGCCCCGGAGATGCAGATCGTCGACAGCCATCGCAAGGTGGATGAGGCCGTCGCCCGTGCCGCCGAGGCCCGCGAAGCCGTCGGTCCCGATGTCGGCATTGCTATCGATTTCCATGGCCGCGTCCATCGTCCCATGGCAAAGACGCTGCTGCGCGAACTGGAGTCGATTCATCCGCTGTTCGTCGAAGAGCCGGTGCTCTCCGAGCAGCTCCATTGCCTGCCGCAGATCGCCTCCGGACTTTCCTACCCGATTGCCACCGGCGAACGGATGTTCACCCGCTATGATTTCCGCGCCATCCTGGAAGGCCGCATGGTCGATATCGTCCAGCCCGACCTTTGCCATTGCGGTGGCATCACCGAAGGCATGAAGATCGCCACGCTTGCGGAAACCTATGATGTCGCGCTTGCGCCGCATTGCCCGCTCGGGCCGATCGCGCTTGCCGCCTCGCTGCAGCTCGACTTCATTTCCCACAATGCCTTCATCCAGGAACAGTCGATGGGCATTCACTATAACAAGGGTAATGACGTCCTCGACTACGTGACTGATCCGACGCCGCTGAAGATCGAAAACGGCTATCTGCCGGTCCTCGATCAGCCCGGCCTCGGTGTCAGCATTGACGAAGAAAAGATCATCGAACGGTCGCAGGAAGGCCATCGCTGGCGCAATCCGATCTGGCGGCACGAAGACGGGAGCATCGCAGAATGGTAA
- a CDS encoding 2-dehydro-3-deoxy-6-phosphogalactonate aldolase: MVKGLDILDDAFAAMPLVAILRGVKVDEVDAVADAVIAAGFRFIEVPLNSPDPFASIARLAARLPENVLVGAGTVLDVTDVDRLHEAGGTLMVSPNVDPAVIGRAVSFGMATMPGALTPTECFQALKAGASAVKIFPAGRMGPDYLPDIKAVLPKGTRLLPVGGVDVSNMAAFMEKGAAGFGFGSTLYKSGKSVEEIAASARALVAEYRRIIGAQS; encoded by the coding sequence ATGGTAAAGGGTCTCGATATTCTGGACGACGCATTTGCGGCCATGCCGCTCGTCGCCATCCTGCGTGGGGTCAAGGTGGATGAGGTCGATGCTGTCGCCGATGCGGTGATTGCTGCCGGCTTCCGTTTCATCGAAGTTCCGCTGAACTCTCCCGATCCCTTCGCCTCCATCGCAAGGCTCGCGGCCCGGCTGCCGGAAAACGTCCTCGTCGGCGCCGGCACGGTGCTCGATGTTACCGATGTCGACCGGCTGCATGAAGCCGGCGGCACGCTGATGGTTTCGCCGAATGTCGATCCCGCCGTCATCGGCAGGGCCGTCTCCTTCGGAATGGCGACCATGCCCGGCGCGCTGACGCCGACGGAGTGCTTTCAGGCGCTGAAGGCCGGCGCGAGCGCGGTGAAGATCTTTCCCGCGGGCCGCATGGGACCTGACTATCTGCCGGATATCAAGGCGGTTCTCCCCAAGGGGACAAGACTTCTGCCGGTTGGCGGCGTCGACGTCTCCAATATGGCGGCCTTCATGGAAAAGGGCGCTGCCGGCTTCGGCTTCGGCTCCACGCTCTATAAATCCGGTAAGTCCGTCGAGGAAATCGCCGCGTCCGCAAGGGCGCTGGTGGCCGAGTATCGCCGGATCATTGGCGCTCAAAGCTAA
- a CDS encoding TIM barrel protein, which produces MSKTQFSACLEWLFAEPSDAFVDRIFRAANAGFDAFEFWLWSNKDIDAICRAVEEYDIAVAGCVAEPLIPLTDPANHANWLAGLEQSIAVAERLGAPVLIAQAGNVVDGADRRSQREALVLALRQAADILSGSRVRLGLEPLNTRADHPGYYLGSTSEAFEIIEKVGRAEVGVVYDLYHSAVMEEPFEKTLSGHVDKIVHVHVADHPGRHEPGSGTVDLVRRLRWLLDSGYDGRIGFEFKPTTTNHWSLASIRSDFARDLAAV; this is translated from the coding sequence ATGTCAAAAACGCAATTTTCTGCCTGCCTCGAATGGCTTTTTGCAGAGCCATCCGACGCGTTTGTGGACCGCATATTCCGTGCCGCAAATGCGGGCTTTGATGCTTTTGAGTTCTGGCTGTGGTCGAACAAAGATATCGATGCCATTTGTCGGGCGGTTGAAGAATACGACATAGCGGTTGCGGGCTGTGTGGCCGAACCTCTGATTCCGCTGACTGATCCAGCCAACCATGCGAATTGGTTGGCTGGGCTTGAGCAATCCATTGCGGTTGCTGAACGGTTAGGAGCGCCAGTCCTGATAGCGCAGGCCGGCAATGTAGTAGATGGCGCCGATCGGAGGTCGCAAAGGGAGGCGCTTGTCCTTGCCTTGCGGCAGGCCGCCGACATCCTTTCCGGGTCCCGCGTGCGCCTTGGTCTCGAGCCTCTCAATACGCGTGCCGATCACCCTGGCTATTATCTCGGCTCAACGTCTGAGGCGTTTGAGATCATTGAAAAGGTCGGGCGGGCAGAGGTCGGTGTTGTCTATGACCTTTACCACTCTGCCGTCATGGAAGAGCCGTTCGAGAAAACGCTTTCGGGCCATGTCGACAAGATCGTTCACGTCCATGTTGCAGATCATCCGGGAAGACACGAACCGGGCAGCGGCACGGTCGACCTTGTTCGGCGGCTCCGGTGGCTGCTCGATAGCGGTTATGATGGGCGCATCGGCTTTGAGTTCAAACCCACGACAACGAATCACTGGTCTCTGGCGAGCATTCGGTCCGACTTCGCACGAGACCTTGCTGCAGTCTGA
- a CDS encoding dihydrodipicolinate synthase family protein, whose protein sequence is MDRNTFRGIFVIVTTPFSEDLAIDEDGLRSTLQFCLDCGVHGVVSTANASEVGYLSDAERRRVAEIVVEEAKGKAQTVVGVSANHWRMSAAFAEHAGTIGADAIMAMPPTFHPAGRAEIKAHYQAISAASDLPLVLQNAIGLGATVMSAELLAELVNELPNARFVKEETTYPAQMTGDLRALAGERLIGVMGGRAGKTLMEELPHGICGTMPACEFADVHMALWNAIEAADMTLARTIFRCLLPLLDYEASYGIPLCKEVEKARGIIAGAHWRQTGYRALDDHARAEMLTLLDGAAAYMNPKYPHRPA, encoded by the coding sequence ATGGATCGCAATACTTTCCGGGGCATCTTCGTCATCGTCACGACGCCCTTTTCCGAAGACCTCGCCATCGACGAGGACGGCCTGCGCAGCACGCTCCAGTTCTGCCTCGACTGCGGCGTCCACGGCGTCGTATCCACCGCCAATGCCAGCGAGGTGGGCTATCTCTCCGACGCCGAGCGCAGGCGCGTCGCGGAAATCGTGGTCGAGGAGGCCAAGGGCAAGGCGCAGACCGTCGTCGGGGTTTCCGCCAATCACTGGCGCATGTCCGCGGCCTTCGCCGAGCATGCCGGCACGATCGGCGCCGACGCGATCATGGCCATGCCGCCGACCTTCCATCCGGCGGGACGGGCGGAAATCAAAGCGCACTACCAGGCAATCAGCGCGGCAAGCGACCTGCCATTGGTGCTTCAAAACGCGATCGGCCTCGGCGCCACGGTGATGAGCGCCGAGCTTCTCGCCGAACTCGTCAACGAGCTCCCGAATGCCCGTTTCGTCAAGGAAGAGACGACCTATCCGGCGCAGATGACCGGCGACCTCCGCGCGCTCGCGGGCGAGCGGCTGATCGGCGTCATGGGCGGCCGGGCCGGCAAGACGCTGATGGAGGAACTGCCGCACGGCATCTGCGGCACCATGCCGGCCTGCGAATTCGCCGACGTTCATATGGCGCTGTGGAACGCGATCGAGGCGGCCGACATGACGCTCGCCCGGACAATCTTCCGCTGCCTCCTGCCGCTTCTCGACTACGAGGCGAGTTACGGCATTCCGCTCTGCAAGGAGGTCGAGAAGGCGCGTGGCATCATCGCCGGCGCGCACTGGCGCCAGACCGGTTACCGGGCGCTCGACGATCATGCCCGCGCCGAGATGCTGACGCTCCTCGACGGCGCAGCCGCCTACATGAACCCCAAATACCCGCATCGCCCGGCCTGA
- a CDS encoding mandelate racemase/muconate lactonizing enzyme family protein, whose amino-acid sequence MSANTRENEEIGRVEDAVNIHSRPSDIRITDIRLAVVASNYDYPILRIDTNQGVYGIGEVRDAGHVENALQFKSMLIGQNPCNVDMLFNVMKKFGSWGREGGGVSGIEIALWDLIGKIYGVPCYQFLGGKYRDRVRLYGDTPTPDNPSVEDFVKAVEGRRDMGLTFIKFDLRPSLFERDEKILIGHDAPYDYDFWPASIFKAPGAGRGVKLTEKSIANAVEVVAAVRKAVGPDIQLCVDHFGQGYMMTDEAIRFGKALEPYDLVWIEDPVPFFDMAAHKRVADALLTPIAAGEELFLRAGFKEAIEMRAFDIIHPDLLTSGGMLETKRIADDAEEAGIPTALHFAGSPIAFMANVHCATAISSFLALEHHGLDLPFWKSLVTGLDDDYMDGGFVKVPEKPGLGVDLNYEAIEENLRTPGTAFLPTDQWNTPKLAFWRPDDRWPE is encoded by the coding sequence ATGTCTGCAAACACGAGGGAAAACGAAGAAATCGGCCGCGTCGAAGACGCCGTGAACATCCATTCGCGGCCTTCCGACATCAGGATCACCGACATACGGCTGGCGGTGGTCGCATCGAACTATGACTACCCGATCCTGCGCATCGACACCAATCAGGGTGTCTATGGCATCGGCGAGGTTCGCGATGCCGGCCATGTTGAGAATGCGCTGCAGTTCAAGAGCATGCTGATCGGCCAGAACCCCTGCAATGTCGACATGCTGTTCAACGTCATGAAGAAATTCGGCAGCTGGGGCCGCGAGGGCGGCGGCGTCTCGGGCATCGAGATCGCGCTCTGGGATCTGATCGGCAAGATCTACGGCGTGCCGTGCTACCAGTTTCTCGGCGGCAAATACCGGGACCGCGTGCGCCTTTACGGCGACACGCCGACGCCCGACAATCCGAGCGTCGAGGATTTCGTCAAGGCCGTCGAAGGTCGCCGCGACATGGGGCTCACCTTCATCAAGTTCGACCTGCGCCCGAGCTTGTTCGAGCGCGACGAAAAGATCCTGATCGGCCATGACGCGCCTTACGACTACGATTTCTGGCCGGCCAGTATCTTCAAGGCACCGGGCGCAGGCCGTGGCGTCAAGCTGACCGAAAAAAGCATAGCGAACGCCGTCGAAGTCGTCGCCGCGGTGCGCAAGGCCGTCGGTCCCGATATCCAGCTTTGCGTCGACCATTTCGGCCAGGGCTACATGATGACCGACGAGGCGATCCGCTTCGGCAAGGCGCTCGAGCCCTATGACCTCGTCTGGATCGAGGATCCGGTTCCCTTCTTCGACATGGCCGCCCACAAGCGCGTCGCCGACGCGCTGCTGACCCCGATTGCCGCCGGCGAGGAACTGTTTCTGCGCGCTGGCTTCAAGGAAGCGATCGAAATGCGAGCCTTCGACATTATTCATCCTGACCTCCTTACCTCTGGTGGCATGCTCGAGACCAAGCGTATCGCCGACGATGCTGAGGAGGCGGGAATTCCGACGGCACTCCATTTCGCCGGCTCGCCGATCGCCTTCATGGCGAATGTCCATTGTGCAACGGCGATCTCAAGCTTCCTCGCGCTCGAGCATCACGGGCTGGACCTACCGTTCTGGAAGTCTCTCGTGACCGGGCTCGACGATGATTACATGGACGGCGGCTTCGTGAAGGTTCCGGAGAAGCCGGGCCTTGGTGTCGACCTGAACTATGAGGCAATCGAGGAAAATCTCCGGACGCCCGGAACTGCGTTCCTGCCTACAGACCAGTGGAACACGCCGAAGCTTGCTTTCTGGCGGCCGGATGATCGGTGGCCGGAATAG
- a CDS encoding IclR family transcriptional regulator — protein MTSTEDTTSNDSPKGAPAGTQTLSRGLAILECVADGISDVKGISAAIGKPRSTVHRMLGNLVAEGYLHHVPYSGYLIGPKLIRLGMVGLEQRPLVALAKPHLEELARKTNDTVHLAELDGATLFYLSKIPGRRGLEMRSRIGKRMPAASTGVGKGLMLGLPKSTWKGLYEQACAFSAQSDERPQLAPWSVFEEGMDEYVREGFSLDFEENELGIRCVGAPVFDVRGEAVAGVSIASAVPYMPEERMRSLGPVVRATADAISAELGWTPKE, from the coding sequence ATGACATCAACCGAAGACACCACCTCGAATGACAGCCCAAAGGGTGCTCCCGCTGGCACGCAGACACTGAGCCGTGGCCTTGCCATTCTCGAATGCGTGGCTGACGGGATCTCGGACGTGAAAGGCATCTCGGCGGCAATCGGCAAGCCGCGCAGCACGGTACACCGCATGCTCGGCAATCTGGTCGCCGAGGGCTACCTGCATCACGTTCCCTATAGCGGCTATCTGATCGGCCCCAAGCTGATCCGGCTCGGAATGGTGGGCCTTGAACAGCGTCCGCTGGTGGCGCTTGCCAAGCCTCATCTCGAAGAACTGGCACGCAAGACCAATGACACGGTGCATCTGGCCGAGCTCGATGGCGCCACCCTGTTCTACCTCTCGAAGATCCCCGGTCGTCGGGGCCTGGAAATGCGCTCGCGTATCGGCAAGCGCATGCCGGCCGCCTCGACCGGTGTTGGCAAGGGCCTGATGCTCGGCCTGCCGAAATCGACCTGGAAAGGCCTTTATGAACAGGCCTGCGCGTTCAGCGCCCAGAGCGATGAACGCCCGCAACTGGCGCCTTGGAGCGTCTTCGAAGAAGGGATGGATGAATATGTTCGCGAAGGCTTCTCGCTCGATTTCGAGGAAAACGAGTTGGGCATTCGCTGCGTCGGCGCACCGGTCTTCGATGTCCGGGGTGAGGCTGTCGCCGGTGTGAGCATCGCAAGCGCGGTGCCGTACATGCCGGAAGAACGCATGCGGTCTCTGGGGCCGGTGGTGCGGGCGACGGCCGATGCAATTTCCGCCGAACTCGGTTGGACACCAAAGGAGTAA
- a CDS encoding 2-dehydro-3-deoxygalactonokinase, with translation MTALIALDWGTSSLRGFLMDEDGKVLETRASRHGIQNLPAEGTEGFEQAFVSLCGNWVEEHNIRAGVACGMVGSAQGWREAPYVPCPADTHSLASKAVSIKAPLGVEILIAPGLSYDPENGCPDVMRGEEIQIAGALGEDVSDGAERLIVLPGTHSKWVEVRGGTIEAFHSYMTGELFSALRRATILGRLMPEDRKPAADVAAAAFAKGIELALESGPGDLAHQIFSARTMGLFGRMEHAALADYLSGIVIGHELVSARNRFGGRMRADMKLPVIGDGDLCARYVEGFRIACECEPVLLGNTAPAGLYRFAAALGFLSSASA, from the coding sequence ATGACTGCGCTGATAGCGCTCGATTGGGGGACGTCCAGCCTCAGAGGTTTTCTGATGGATGAGGACGGCAAGGTACTGGAAACCCGCGCCAGCCGGCACGGCATCCAGAACCTGCCCGCCGAAGGCACGGAAGGCTTCGAACAGGCCTTCGTCTCGCTGTGCGGCAACTGGGTGGAAGAACATAATATCCGTGCCGGCGTGGCATGCGGCATGGTCGGCAGCGCGCAGGGCTGGCGCGAAGCGCCCTATGTGCCTTGCCCGGCCGATACCCACAGCCTCGCTTCGAAGGCCGTCAGCATCAAGGCGCCTTTGGGTGTGGAGATACTGATCGCACCGGGACTGAGCTACGATCCCGAAAATGGCTGCCCCGACGTGATGCGTGGCGAAGAAATCCAGATTGCCGGTGCGCTTGGCGAGGACGTCAGCGATGGTGCCGAACGTCTGATCGTTCTGCCCGGCACCCATTCCAAGTGGGTCGAGGTCAGGGGCGGCACTATCGAGGCCTTTCACAGCTACATGACCGGCGAGCTTTTCAGTGCGCTGAGGCGCGCCACCATCCTCGGCCGGCTGATGCCGGAGGACCGGAAGCCGGCCGCAGATGTCGCCGCTGCCGCCTTTGCCAAGGGCATTGAGCTTGCGCTTGAAAGCGGCCCCGGCGATCTCGCTCACCAGATCTTTTCCGCACGCACGATGGGCCTGTTCGGCCGCATGGAGCATGCGGCGCTCGCCGACTATCTCTCCGGGATCGTCATTGGTCATGAGCTCGTCTCGGCGCGCAACCGCTTTGGCGGGCGCATGCGGGCGGACATGAAGCTTCCTGTTATCGGCGATGGCGACCTTTGTGCCCGCTATGTCGAAGGCTTCAGGATTGCCTGCGAGTGCGAACCCGTTCTGCTTGGAAACACGGCGCCAGCGGGGCTTTACCGCTTCGCGGCGGCGCTTGGTTTCCTGTCTTCCGCTTCCGCCTGA
- a CDS encoding 2-hydroxyacid dehydrogenase — MSIDVLSVAPLPPKLDRQMEEAYSYHRYEDVVARGEFEALIPRIRAIAANGESTVTAEFIAKFPNLEILSVFGVGYDGVDAAAAHEQGVIVTHTPGVLTDDVSDHAIGLMLSVARRTPVADRFVREGKWVDGGFPFTKKVSGSRLGIVGLGRIGTAIAKRAEAFSMEIAYTDRAPINGISYAFHETPAALAANVDFLVATTYGGPSTRGLISAEVLAALGPEGYLINVARGTVVDEAALIAALQNGTIAGAGLDVFEEEPHVPDALKALDNAVLTPHMASATHETRKAMSDLFAENLAAHFSGRPIPAKVPQ, encoded by the coding sequence ATGTCTATCGATGTGCTTTCCGTCGCGCCGCTGCCGCCGAAGCTCGACCGCCAGATGGAGGAGGCCTACAGCTACCATCGCTACGAAGACGTTGTGGCGCGCGGCGAATTCGAGGCTCTCATTCCGCGCATCCGCGCCATTGCAGCCAACGGCGAATCGACCGTCACGGCCGAGTTCATCGCAAAGTTTCCCAATCTCGAAATCCTGTCGGTCTTTGGCGTCGGTTATGATGGTGTCGATGCGGCTGCCGCGCATGAACAGGGCGTCATCGTTACCCACACGCCGGGTGTCCTGACGGACGATGTTTCCGATCACGCCATCGGCCTGATGCTTTCCGTGGCCCGGCGCACCCCGGTCGCCGACCGTTTCGTGCGCGAGGGAAAATGGGTGGACGGCGGTTTTCCCTTTACCAAGAAGGTTAGCGGTTCGCGGCTCGGTATTGTCGGTCTCGGACGCATCGGAACTGCGATCGCCAAGCGCGCCGAAGCCTTTTCGATGGAGATCGCCTACACTGATCGCGCTCCGATCAACGGCATTTCCTACGCCTTCCATGAAACACCGGCAGCGCTTGCCGCCAACGTCGATTTCCTCGTTGCCACCACCTACGGCGGTCCGTCGACGCGCGGCCTCATCAGCGCCGAGGTCCTCGCCGCTCTCGGGCCGGAAGGCTATCTGATCAACGTTGCCCGCGGAACGGTGGTTGATGAAGCCGCTCTGATCGCGGCCCTTCAGAACGGCACGATCGCCGGCGCGGGTCTCGATGTCTTCGAGGAAGAACCGCATGTGCCCGATGCTTTGAAGGCACTCGATAACGCCGTGCTGACCCCGCATATGGCCAGTGCTACCCACGAGACACGCAAGGCCATGTCCGATCTGTTCGCCGAAAACCTGGCGGCCCATTTTTCCGGCCGGCCGATCCCGGCGAAGGTCCCGCAGTAA
- a CDS encoding carbohydrate ABC transporter permease, protein MTLGRFISWAILVLVAIVTLFPFYWMVMTAIMPTDAILSRNPSLLPDLSRVSFAAFAEVFRARPFLSWTINSLIVSLGSSAISLVLATLAGYSLSRFASRPQQALGASLLISKLIPATLILIPLFIIYNNIGLFDTYIGLILANMTVGIPLATWLMKGFFDRIPRELEQAAMIDGATQLQALRIVILPLTKPGLAASGVYLILTSWSEFIFARTLISSPAKQVLTVGMQSFVGEQSVDWQLLMAAGTLSVVPAIILFVLLEPFLVSGMTKGALSAS, encoded by the coding sequence ATGACCTTAGGCCGTTTCATCAGTTGGGCCATTCTCGTTCTGGTCGCAATCGTCACGCTGTTTCCGTTCTACTGGATGGTGATGACGGCGATCATGCCGACCGACGCCATCCTCTCGCGCAATCCGTCACTGCTTCCCGACCTGTCGCGGGTCAGCTTCGCCGCCTTTGCCGAAGTCTTCCGCGCCCGTCCGTTCCTGAGCTGGACCATCAACAGCCTGATCGTCTCGCTCGGCAGCTCGGCGATCAGCCTGGTATTGGCTACCCTTGCCGGCTATTCGCTGTCGCGTTTTGCCAGCCGTCCGCAGCAGGCGCTCGGCGCCAGCCTCCTGATCAGCAAGCTCATTCCGGCGACGCTGATCCTGATCCCGCTGTTCATCATCTACAACAATATCGGGCTCTTCGACACCTATATCGGCCTGATCCTCGCCAACATGACGGTCGGCATTCCGCTCGCCACCTGGCTGATGAAGGGCTTCTTCGACCGTATTCCGCGCGAACTCGAACAGGCCGCGATGATCGACGGGGCCACCCAGCTCCAGGCCCTCAGGATCGTCATCCTGCCGCTGACCAAGCCGGGTCTCGCCGCCTCCGGCGTCTACCTGATCCTCACGAGCTGGTCGGAATTCATTTTCGCCCGCACGCTGATCAGTTCGCCCGCAAAGCAGGTGCTGACGGTCGGCATGCAATCCTTCGTCGGCGAACAGTCCGTCGACTGGCAATTGCTGATGGCGGCGGGAACGCTCTCCGTCGTGCCGGCCATCATCCTGTTCGTGCTGCTCGAACCCTTCCTTGTCAGCGGCATGACCAAGGGCGCGCTCTCGGCATCGTGA